The genomic DNA GAACGAGTCATTGGAAGACTGGATACCTAAAGAAATGAAGATAGTTTGTCTAGATAGGGATCAAGCAATGATTTCACAAGAAAGCATTCTTTCACCAAAATGTGAAGTAACAGGAGAAACCTTAGCGTATGTTATCTATACTTCAGGATCAACGGGGAATCCAAAGGGTGTCTTGATACAGCATCATTCTGTACTAAACTTGTCACATGGTTTACAAAAAGAGGTTTTCGAACATGAGATACCATCTAACATGCATGTCGGTTTAAATGCGTCAATTGCCTTTGATGCATCTATCCAGCAATTACAAATGCTGCTTTATGGTTCAAGTTTGTATATTATTCCAAATGAAGTACGAAGTGATCCGGAGCAGTTTGTAGCTTATATTAGGGAGAACAAGTTAGAAATCTTTGATATAACACCTTCATTGCTTCAATTACTTATAGATGTCGGATTGTTAGAAACGTGCGATGGCATTCATGTTCCAAGTAAGGTACTGGTTGGTGGTGAAGCAATTATGCCGTCATTATGGGAACAGCTAGTAGAGACTGATAAAATACAGTTTTATAATGTATATGGTCCTACAGAATGTACGGTTGATGCAACATGCTATCATATCAAAAAAGATAGTAAGAGAGTAACAATTGGGCGTCCATTGCCTAACGTCCAAACTTATGTATTAGATAGAAATAGGTTACCAGTTCCAGTTGGTGTGATGGGGGAACTTTATATCGGAGGAGCAGGTCTAGCAAGGGGGTACTTGAATCGTCCAGAGTTAACATCCGAACGATTTATTTCTCATCCATTCAAAGAAGGCGAGAGGTTATATAGAACAGGCGATCTTGTGAGATATCTTCCAGATGGTAATATAGACTACTTAGGAAGAATGGATAATCAAGTGAAGATTAGAGGATTTCGAATCGAACTTGGGGAGATTGAGTCGACTTTACAAGAGCATGACTTGGTAAAAGAGGTAGTTGTAATAGTTAGGGAAAATCAGTCGGGAGATAAGAGATTAGTAGCTTATGTAGTGGGCGAAGGTAGTTTAGAAGAATGGCGAGAGTATCTTAAAACAAAACTGCCAATCCATATGATACCTTCCTACTTTGTCGAAATGAAAGAATTACCGCTAACCATAAATGGAAAGGTTGATCGGAAATCGTTACCTATACCAGATTATCAAGGAACACAAGAAGGCTACGCGGCCCCAAGAAATGAACGTGAACATAAGCTTTCTATCATTTGGGAACGTGTGCTAGGTTCAAAACGTATTGGTATTTATGATAACTTTTTTGAAATTGGTGGAGATTCAATTCTTAGCATTCAGATTGTCTCTCGTGCAAAGCAAGCTGGTTTACAGTTGACACCAAAACAACTATTTGAACACCAAACGATTGCTGAGTTGGCGCAAGTAGTCAAAGAAGAACAAGGTGTACAAGCTGAACAAGGAATTATAACTGGAGAGACGATACTTACACCTATTCAGCAAAGGTTTTTTGCACAAAATCATCCTAATCCACATCATTGGAATCAATCCATGTTCTTTAGAACGAAAGAAAAATTGGACATAGGATCACTGGAAAAGGCAGCGCGTAGCCTTCTACTTCATCATGATGCCCTGCGTTTAAGATATGAACGTTTACCTAATGGGACTTGGGAACAGTGGAATGAAGGAATTAAAGAACAATTGATGCTGACTGTCATTTCATTAGACGAAGTGCCGGAAGCGGATTGGCATGAAGTTATTCAAAAAGAGATTAATGTTGCACAAGAAAGATTGAATTTACATGATGGTCCTTTAATGAGAATGGTGTATTTTGATGAAGATGAGAAGACTGGCCGATTATTTTGGACAATTCATCACTTAGCTGTGGATGGTGTTTCTTGGCGAATTTTATTGGAAGATTTGCAAACAGCGTATACGCAAGCAGTCCAAGGACAAAAAATTCAATTACCTATGAAGAGTACATCTTTTAAAGAATGGTCGGAGAAATTACAACATTACGCTGAAACTGGAATATCAAAAGAAGTGCTACATTACTGGGAGCAGCAGGCTGAACAAGACGTAGTTATACTGCCAGTAGATGGTACTATAAGTAATCCAGTAAGCGCAGTAACTGAGGAAATTACTGTGGTGTTAAACGAGAATGAGACCCGTATGTTATTGCAAGAGACTTTAAGCACTCACCGTGTCCAAATCAATGAAGTATTATTAGCAGCATTGGTACAAGCTACAGCAGCATGTACGGGGCAGCCGATATTAAGCGTAGATTTAGAGGGACATGGTCGAGAAGAGATTATTGAAGATGTTGATTTATCGAGAACCGTGGGATGGTTTACAAGTATTTACCCAGTTCATTTAAATATTACTAATGCTAATACGCCAATTGCAGCATTAAAAGCAGTTAAAGAACAAGTTCGCAAAATTCCTAATAAGGGTGTTGATTATGGGGTGTTGTGTTACATGAACGCAACAATGTGTGAGCAATTAAGCTTCCAATATACACCGTCTATTAGTTTTAACTATCTTGGACAATTTGACCAATTGTTTTCTAGCGATGCAATGTTTATTCCAGAGAACGAATTTAAGCGTTTAGATCATGCTGCCGGTTCTAAGCGATCGCATGTAATTGATGTAATTGGGGTTGTAACGGATGGAAAACTTCAATTCACTTGGGTATACAATGTTGGACAATTTGCCAAATCAACGATTCAAAGTATTGCACAGAATATGCTATATCAACTGAGTACATTGATCCAATTTTCAGATAGAGAATCTGCACTGACCATTTCGGATTTTGCAATGGCTAATCTTAGCCAAGAAGGTTTGACAAATGTACTAAACAAAATGCATCGCGGAAAGAACAATCAAATTACTGATTTATATCCATTATCACCTTTGCAAGAAGGTATGATTTTCCACACATTGCATGACCAAGGGGATGAACATGTTGCACCGTATATAGTGCAATTGAGTTTTATGATTCGAGGGAAAATGAATATTCCTACATTTGAGCAGGCGTGGAAATCTGTAATTCAGCGGCATGAAATTTTTCGTACAGCATTTGTATGGGACGAAATTGAAGAACCTGTACAAGTGGTGTATGAAAATATCCCATTTAAAGTGAACAAAGAAGACTGGCGTACAATGACGAGTGAAGAGATAGAGGAAAAAAGAAAAGTCTTTTTGGAATTAGATCGAAAACAAGCCTTCCAATTTGATGAAGCACCATTGATGCGGGTAACAGTCATTCAAGAAGGTGAGGAAGAATATCGGATTGTTTGGACCCATCACCATATTTTACTGGATGGATGGAGTTTACCATTAGTATTTAATGAATTACTTACAGTCTATCAAAAGAGAATGAATGGAGAAGCTGTGAAGTTACCTAAGTCCTCACCATATAAGAAATATATCCAATGGCTCAGAGAACAAGATAAGGAGCAGGCGGAACAATTCTGGAGAGAGAAGCTAAAAGGTTTTACTGCACCAACTTTACTGGGCTTAGAAAGTAAAGAGGAAGAAAAAGGTTACACAGAGAAGGTTACGTATTTATCAGAAGAGCAGACTCAAGCGTTACAAGGATGGGCGAAACGCAATAAACTTACTTTGAGTACAGTAATTCAAGGTGCATGGGCATATCTCATGAGCCGATATAGTGGAGAAAATGACATTGTTTTTGGTGTAACAAGCTCAGGGCGTTCTACGGAGATTATTGATGTTGAAAACATCGTAGGTCCTTTCATTACAACGTCACCGACGCGAATTCAATTGATGGATGATATAAAATTAATAGATTGGTTGCAGAAGATACAAGAGGAAGAGATAGAAAGAAGACAATATGAGTATGCTTCTTTGACAGAGATTCAGGCGTGGAGTGAAGTTCCTAGAGGAATACCGCTGTTCAATAGTTTATATGTGTTTGAAAATTATCCAGTGAAAGAGGAGTCTTCAGAAAATCTGGAAATTGGTGAATTGGAAGGGGTAGAAGAAACCCACTACCCATTAGGGTTAGCTGTAGTTCCAGGAATCCAGTTATCGTTAAAGTTAATGTATGACCGTAGTAAGTTTAATAGAGTAACCATTGAACGAATGCTGGGTCATTTACACAAAGTGTTAATGCAAATGCTCAAAAACATTGATCAAAATCTATCGGAGCTAGTATATATTACGGAAGCTGAACAAAGAAAGCTATTGGAAGAATGGAATAATAATACTATATCCTATCCACGTGAGAATGCAATCCATCAACTATTCGAAGAGCAAGTAAATCGTACGCCTGACGCGTTGGCAGTGGTAGATGAAAAACAGCAACTAACATATCGAGAGCTGAATGAAAGAGCTAATCAATTAGCCCATCATTTACAGAAATGTGGAATTGGGACAGAGTCATTAGTTGGCCTTTGCTTTGATCGATCAGTTGAGATGGTTGTTGGTCTAATGGGAATTTGGAAGGCCGGAGCAGCCTATGTTCCATTGGATCCATCGAATCCGGAAAGCCGCCTACGATATATTTTAGAAGACACAGATATTCAAGTGTTAGTTACGAATGAGGTATTAGTGGGCTGGATACCTAAAGAAATCAAGGTAGTTTGCCTAGATAGGGATCAAGCCATGATTTCTCGAGAAAGCAAACTTTCACCAACATGTGAGGTGACAGGGGAAAACTTAGCGTATGTTATCTACACTTCTGGTTCGACAGGGAATCCAAAGGGGGCTTTAGTACAGCACCATTCTGTAATAAACCTATCCTATGGTTTACAAAAAGAAGTTTTCTCACATGAAATACCTAATAATATGCGCGTCGGTTTGAATGCGTCAATTGCCTTTGATGTATCTATTCAGCAATTACAAATGTTGCTTTATGGTTCAAGTTTATATATTATCCCAAGTGAAGTTCGCACTAATCCGGAACAATTTGTGTCCTATATTAGGGAGAATAAATTGGAAATGTTTGATATGACACCTTCATTACTTCAATTACTTATAGATGGAGGATTGCTAGAAATAAGTGCTGATGTTCATGTACCAAGTAAGATATTAGTCGGTGGTGAAGCAATTATGCCGTCATTATGGGAACAGCTAGTAGAGACAGAAAAAATTGATTTTTATAACGTATACGGTCCTACAGAATGTACGGTTGATGCAACATGCTATCATATCAAAAAAGATAGTAAGAGAGTAACAATTGGCCGTCCGTTGCCGAACGTTCAAACTTATGTATTAGATAAAAATTTGTTACCTGTTCCAGTTGGTGTAACAGGTGAGCTATATATTGGGGGTGCAGGTATAGCGAGAGGATACTTGAATCGCCCAGAATTAACAGCAGAGAGATTCATCCGTCATCCATTTAATGAAGAAGAGCGTTTATATCGTACGGGAGATTTGGTTCGTTATTTACCTGATGGTAATTTAGATTACTTGAGAAGAATTGATAATCAAGTAAAAATTAGGGGCTTTCGTATTGAACTTGAAGAGATTGAAGCGAATCTAGAGAGGCATCCATTGGTAAAAGAAGCAGTAGTTTTGGTAACAGAGGATAAATTAGGAGAGCAGAGATTGGTTGCTTATGTAGTTGGAGATGGTAGTATGCATGATTGGCGTGAATATCTCAAGACACAAGTACCGAATTATATGGTTCCCGCACACTTTATTAAGGTAGACGAGATTCCTCTTACAACGAATGGAAAAGTTGATCGAAAGGCATTGAACAATTTAACTATTTTAAGAGAAAATAACTTTTCTACACCAATCATTCCAAGGGATGAAATTGAATATCAGTTGATTAAAATCTGGCAGGATGTGTTACAGATAGAAGATGTCTATGTAAATGATGATTTCTTTAATAGAGGAGGACACTCTCTCCTTGTAATTAAATTAGTTTCAAAAATTAGGGAGAAGTTTGGAAAAGAGATTAAGGTGTCTACATTGATTAAGAATCCAACAGTGGAAGGAATCGCATGCCTTATTCGTGATAAGCATGATATGACGAAATCAGTAGCAGCGCTAGTTCCACTACAAGAATCAGAGAAAAGACCTTTCTTCTGCGTTCATCCGTTTATGGGGAATGTATTCTGTTACATTCAACTAGCAAGATTGCTTAAGAGCCGTTGTTCATTTTATGGTTTACAGAATCCTCTTATAGAAAAGAAAGAAATTGACGAGTTAACTTTGCCGGAAGTAATTCAACTTTACATGGAAGAAATAAAACGTGTTCAGCCAGAAGGTCCATATCGTCTTGGAGGATGGTCTTTAGGCGGTACGATTGCTTATGAAATCGCAACTGTATTAAAGAATCAAGGTGAGGAAGTTGAGTTGTTGGTACTCATGGATACTAAAGTACCTTCAAAGCAGGATCATAAAACAAGTGAGGATATGCTCTCATATATATATGAGCATTTCATTCCTAGAGATCTTACTGAGCAGGAAGGAGACCTTGTCCATAAACAAGATATGCTTGTGGAGCAATTAATTATGGAAGGAGTACTCACGCCTGATGCAGATCTTATCAATTTGAAGCAAGTTATCAATGCGCATAGGAAATGCCTGAACATAATGGCAGAGCATGATTTAATACCATACTCTGGAGAAGTTCTCTACTTTAGTGCTGAGGAAGGAAAAGAGTTGTTTACAGATTGGGGACCTTTATTAAAAGGTAGAGTAAATAGGTATTCAGTCCCTGGATCACATGAAGAAATAGTGGATTCACCTGCAGTTGAAAAAATAGCTATGTATCTACTAAATGAATTTGAAGGAATAAAAGAGAAATCCATTTTATTAACGGAAAAGTAGAGAGTATAAAAGATGCAATGCAATGAACGAAAAGGGTAGACCAATACCTGCATATCAAGTGTAGGGAATAATGAATATATTAAGAGCATTACTTTTTAAGGGGATAATGTAAAAAGTAATTGGTAGAGACATAGAAATCTTTATGAGTTACCCATAGTATGATGTAAATACTATGAAATCTTTGTAATAGAAGCGAATGCCTGATGATATTACTGAGGAAAGGTGCATATTTTCATTGATATGTAAATATGCACCTATTCTATTGTATATGCAATAGAATAAAGTTAATTTGAATTTCCGTAACGTTCATATATGAAGTAATTCTTTAAAAAAGGAAGTGATTTATTATACAAATTCAAGCTGTGAAAATACCAAAGAATATTGAAAGTCATTTGTTTAAGCAACTTAGTAACTTAGTTTCAAATGAGAAGAAAGAACGAATGAAGCGTTTATTAAATTCATGCGACATTAATAGAACTCTAATAGGAGATTTACTAATCCGATCTCTAATCTGCCAAAAGTATAAAATTAATAATAAAGAAATTAGATTTATATATAATAAGTATGGAAAACCTTTTGTTGAAAAAATTTCTGACTTTCATTTTAATGTGTCTCATTCAGGAGAATGGGTGGTTTGTACTACTGCTAATTTTAACGTGGGTATTGATATAGAAAAAGTTTCAGAAATAGAGGCTTTTAAATTAGCAAAAGAATTTTTTTCAGCGGAAGAATTTTATGATATATCTAATATGAATTCTAATGAAAAAATTAATTATTTTTATGATTTATGGACATTAAAAGAAAGCTATATAAAAACGATTGGAAAAGGGCTTTATACCCCATTAAATTCATTCTCTATAAAAAAAGAATCACGAACTTCAATTTCATACAAGAATATACCTAAAAACTTTTACTTTAAACAATATAACATTGATCCAAATTATAAGTTATCTGCTTGTGCAACAAGAGATGAATTTCCGCAAGAGATAATAATTAAAGACATTTATACAATTTGCCAAACTATATACAAATTTGAAAGTAAGGAGAAAATCAATGCAGAAGACTAAACTTTTTTGCTTTCCACATGCTGGGGGATCTGCGTTTAACTACGCAAAATGGAAAAATTACTTTAATCCATATATTGAAGTAGTCCCGATAGAATTAGCTGGTAGAGGATATAGAATTGAAGAAAGCTTGTACCAAGGTATGGAAGAGGCCGTAAATGATGCCTACACTAGTATAGTTAAGCAAATAGACGCTTCACCGTACATTCTATTCGGGCATAGCATGGGGAGTTTGATTGCTTATGAAGTAGCTAGAAAAATACAGGGTTCTAATAACGAATTACCCGAATTTCTTGTTTTATCCGGTAGAAACCATCCAAATAGTAAAATAAAAAATATCCGATATAATCTTCCTAATGAACAATTTAAAAGAGAAGTTATTGCAATGGGAGGTACACCATCTGGGGTACTTCAATCAGAAGAATTAATGGAGATTTTTCTCCCTATTTTAAGAGCAGATTTTAAGATTGTCGAGACATATATTCATGAAAATAATATACAACCATGTGATATTGATTTTCTTATATTTAATGGGAAAAATGATGAATTTACTACATATGATCAAGTAATAAAATGGAAGCAATATACAAGTAAAACGTGTACTTTTCATTCTTTTGAAGGTAGTCATTTCTTTCTAAATGAAAATATTGAAGAAATAGCAAAGAGTATTATAGGAAAATTAAATTCTAAAAGATTATCAACTAGTTTTTAGGATTTTTCTAAGTATGCTCATGCCTAAGAAACAAAAATATGAAAGATGAAAAATACAGGCATTGCTGAAATATTGTTGAATATATGCATAGAAGCCTAAACGAACTGTTTAAAGGTAGAAACTCTAAGCAAAATGTACATGAATTAACTTTAGTTTAAGCTGGCTTTACCTATAATACCATCAAGATTCCTTATTATACTTAGTACAAAGTACACAACAGTTAGAGAGGCTGTATGTAAAGCAAATGAATATGTGAAGTGAAAAGGCCGACTCTTATAATTATGAGTGGGCCTTTTGGTTTTATGGATATCAAATTAGTGAGCAACATTTCAAAGGGTATCTTGTGATATAACTAAGTAGAATTTTTTAAACAAGGGGATGATGAGATGAATAAATTGAAGGGGAAAATTGCATTAGTAACAGGGGCTAGTAGAGGAATAGGCCGAAGTATTGCATTACATTTGGCACATGCTGGTGCGTTAGTCGTTGTTCACTATAGTAAAAGAAAAGAAGAAGCAGAAAGTGTAGTGGATAAAATTAAACAAGATGGCGGTTCCGCATTTGCGATTCGTGCAGACTTAAGTACTTTTAATGGCATTAATAACTTGTATTCAATGATGGATCAATCTCTTCAAAAATATATAGGTAATACTACATTTGATATCCTTGTAAACAACGCTGGAATTGGGCAGGTTTTAACATTAGAGGAATCTACAGAGGAGTCTTTTGATGAGGTTATGAATATTAATGTGAAAGCTCCATTTTTCATTATTCAGAAGGCTTTGCCACGTTTAAAAGATGGGGGAAGGATTATAAATATTTCGTCTTTTGTCACAAGGGTAGCCTCCCCAAGTGTTTTTGCCTACAGTATATCTAAGGGGGCAATAAATACACTCACTCATACTTTAGCTCAACAACTTGGTGTTCGTGGTATTACAGTAAATGCAATTCTCCCAGGCATAATTAACACAGAAATGAATGCTGAGACATTGGGCAACCAAGATGGACAAAAATATGCTGCAGGTTTATCGACCTTTAATAGGTGGGGGGAACCTAATGATATAGCTGATATTGTAGGTTTTCTTTCATCATCAGACAGTCGTTGGATAACTGGTGAGTTAATTGATGCAAGTGGTGGATCTTGCTTATAATATTAGAGGAAAAGCCAACTTAAATTAAGTTGACTTTGCAATTCTATTATTTGTTTGTTAAACCAGTGAACTATGTATCATTTTTTAGTTCTTAGAATAGTCACCTTGAGATGGGGCCAAATGTAGTAAGTCAATCAGGGGAGAGAACTAATTATGCTTTAGTATGATTTATGATAAGTATAAATGGTAAAAAGCAATGAATATGCACAATTTCATATGTAAATAGGTACTTTTTGTTAACTCTTTTAAAGGGAAGGAAATGTATGAAATTATTATGATAGAATCAATTTGTATTAAATCGAAAGGGGATGAGAGTATGCTAAAAAGAATGATTATAGGAGTTTCATCATTATTAGTGGGAGCAACAGTTGGCTTAGCGACTGATGTATCCGCAGCACCTGCACCACCATTAACATCATTAAATGTGGTAAAAGTTGAATCTCAATTAGGCGGGGTTGAATTTATTGGTCCTAATAATTTAAGTACAGCTAAAGATCACGGAGGGAGCTATTTATACATTTATACAAATGAAATGGGATATGGTAGAAATCCAATTGCTCAAATGAGTGGTCAAAAACTAAAAAAAGTAGATTCTAAGATGATTGATATAAATGGGGATAGAACAGTGGATGGATGGGAATATAAATGGGATGCTTCAGGACAGCAAAATGGGCAATTTAAATATCAAAATACATCTACAAATGCACCTTGGAATACATTATCTACGTCATTAAATATTAAATAAACTAACAGAAGAATTCGATGTTATTTTTTTATGTTTGTTATATATGTAACGTTTGGATACCTAAAGGAGTCTACGTTTTTAAGTAGGCTCTTTCTAACTAATGATAAGATATCAGCAAATAGATAAACTATTTTTTCTAATCGAAAAATTAAAAGTTTACATAACATTTTTCTGGTAAACAATTCTAGGTTTAATAGTGTAATCAATAAAGTAAGGGAATCTTTCATAAAATCAATTAAGTTATTTAGTGGGTCTTTCATCATAAATATCTAAAACTACATATTTATGAAATTTTATAAAATTTTCACTTTATATTTAGTCCTAAATCATACGATTTTAATACAAAATACTATAATTTGATTAGTAATAGCAGTGAAAAAAACATTAAATATATCTAGATTTTAAAGCTAATGTTACTTTATTACGTAATTTGTTTAAAGGGATATATAGGGTTATTATTCAATGTAACTAAAATAATTTAAAAGGAGATAGGAAGTTATGTTTAAAGTAAAAACAAGGGGAAAAATAAAAGAAATTGTTATGGTTTCAACGGCTTGTACCATGTTGTCAATGTATGGAGCACCAA from Bacillus cereus G9842 includes the following:
- a CDS encoding 4'-phosphopantetheinyl transferase family protein produces the protein MKIPKNIESHLFKQLSNLVSNEKKERMKRLLNSCDINRTLIGDLLIRSLICQKYKINNKEIRFIYNKYGKPFVEKISDFHFNVSHSGEWVVCTTANFNVGIDIEKVSEIEAFKLAKEFFSAEEFYDISNMNSNEKINYFYDLWTLKESYIKTIGKGLYTPLNSFSIKKESRTSISYKNIPKNFYFKQYNIDPNYKLSACATRDEFPQEIIIKDIYTICQTIYKFESKEKINAED
- a CDS encoding DUF4879 domain-containing protein — protein: MYEIIMIESICIKSKGDESMLKRMIIGVSSLLVGATVGLATDVSAAPAPPLTSLNVVKVESQLGGVEFIGPNNLSTAKDHGGSYLYIYTNEMGYGRNPIAQMSGQKLKKVDSKMIDINGDRTVDGWEYKWDASGQQNGQFKYQNTSTNAPWNTLSTSLNIK
- a CDS encoding SDR family oxidoreductase, which translates into the protein MNKLKGKIALVTGASRGIGRSIALHLAHAGALVVVHYSKRKEEAESVVDKIKQDGGSAFAIRADLSTFNGINNLYSMMDQSLQKYIGNTTFDILVNNAGIGQVLTLEESTEESFDEVMNINVKAPFFIIQKALPRLKDGGRIINISSFVTRVASPSVFAYSISKGAINTLTHTLAQQLGVRGITVNAILPGIINTEMNAETLGNQDGQKYAAGLSTFNRWGEPNDIADIVGFLSSSDSRWITGELIDASGGSCL
- a CDS encoding thioesterase II family protein, whose protein sequence is MQKTKLFCFPHAGGSAFNYAKWKNYFNPYIEVVPIELAGRGYRIEESLYQGMEEAVNDAYTSIVKQIDASPYILFGHSMGSLIAYEVARKIQGSNNELPEFLVLSGRNHPNSKIKNIRYNLPNEQFKREVIAMGGTPSGVLQSEELMEIFLPILRADFKIVETYIHENNIQPCDIDFLIFNGKNDEFTTYDQVIKWKQYTSKTCTFHSFEGSHFFLNENIEEIAKSIIGKLNSKRLSTSF